One part of the Oceanihabitans sp. IOP_32 genome encodes these proteins:
- a CDS encoding DNA gyrase/topoisomerase IV subunit A, giving the protein MIDHQNDDLDNINNTPDEQPKETITRITGMYKDWFLDYASYVILERAVPAIEDGFKPVQRRIMHSMKDLDDGRYNKVANIVGHTMQYHPHGDASIADAMVQIGQKDLLIDTQGNWGNILTGDRAAASRYIEARLSKFGLDVVFNPKITEWQSSYDGRRKEPVNLPVMFPLLLAQGGEGIAVGLSTKILPHNFIELIEASIKHLQGKKFTLLPDFPTAGIADFSNYNDGLRGGRVRVRAKISQVDKNTLAITEIPFGTTTSSLIDSILKANEKGKIKVKKIEDNTAAEVEILIHLPSGLSPDKTIDALYAFTSCESSISPLGCVIEDNKPLFIGVTEMLRRSTDNTVQLLKQELEIKLNEFEEQWHFASLERIFIENRIYRDIEEEETWEGVISAIDRGLQPHIKHLKRAVTEEDILRLTEIRIKRISKFDIDKAQQKIEALEANIAEIKHHLANLTDYAIAYFKRLKKEYGEGRERKTEISVFDDVDATKVVIRNIKLYVNRAEGFIGTSLRKDEYVCDCSDIDDIIVFTKAGKMMVTKVDAKIFIGKDIVHVAVFKKKDKRTIYNMIYRDGKSGPSYIKRFAVTSITRDKEYDLTNGTKGSVMLYFSANPNGEAEVITINLRQAGSIKKLKWDIDFADILIKGRSSKGNLVTKYPIKRVELKEKGVSTLKPRKIWFDDIVKRLNVDGRGELLGEFRGEDKLLIINKSGIVKTATPEVTMHFDSDMVVLEKWIPKKPISAIYYNGEKELYYVKRFLVEHEGREESFIPEHPNSKLEIISTDWKPMAEVVFVKERGKERKPNWEINLEEFIAIKGITALGNQLTKDKVNQINVLDPLPFEAPKEIPANDIEVIDEKEVSAIPSDENKAHGSTPSNTQSKDIGGEDDESQKTLFD; this is encoded by the coding sequence ATGATAGACCACCAAAACGACGATTTAGATAACATAAATAATACACCAGACGAACAACCTAAAGAAACCATAACCCGAATTACAGGTATGTATAAGGATTGGTTCCTAGATTATGCATCGTATGTTATATTAGAGCGTGCTGTACCAGCTATTGAAGATGGTTTTAAACCTGTACAGCGTCGTATTATGCACTCCATGAAGGATTTAGATGATGGTCGCTACAACAAAGTAGCCAATATTGTTGGGCATACCATGCAGTATCACCCTCACGGCGATGCTAGTATTGCCGATGCTATGGTGCAAATTGGGCAGAAAGATTTACTAATAGATACACAAGGTAACTGGGGAAACATCTTAACAGGCGATAGGGCTGCCGCATCGCGTTATATCGAGGCGCGCCTCTCAAAGTTTGGTTTAGATGTTGTTTTTAATCCTAAAATTACCGAATGGCAATCTAGTTACGACGGCAGAAGAAAAGAACCGGTAAACCTTCCAGTAATGTTCCCTTTACTATTAGCACAAGGTGGCGAAGGGATTGCAGTGGGTTTATCTACTAAAATATTACCACACAACTTTATTGAGCTTATTGAAGCCTCTATCAAGCATCTACAAGGTAAAAAATTCACACTTTTACCAGATTTTCCAACCGCAGGAATAGCCGATTTTTCTAACTATAATGACGGTTTACGTGGAGGAAGAGTGCGGGTTCGAGCTAAAATTTCGCAAGTGGATAAAAATACACTGGCAATTACCGAAATACCTTTCGGAACAACAACATCATCTTTAATAGATTCCATTTTAAAGGCCAACGAAAAAGGGAAAATTAAAGTTAAAAAGATTGAAGATAATACCGCAGCCGAAGTTGAAATATTAATACATCTACCATCGGGATTATCGCCAGATAAAACCATCGATGCCTTGTATGCCTTTACAAGTTGCGAGTCGTCTATTTCGCCATTAGGTTGTGTTATTGAAGACAATAAACCTTTATTTATTGGGGTTACCGAAATGTTACGCCGCTCTACCGACAATACGGTACAGCTTTTAAAACAAGAGTTGGAAATTAAACTCAACGAGTTTGAAGAGCAATGGCATTTTGCTTCACTAGAGCGCATTTTTATAGAAAATAGAATTTACCGCGACATTGAAGAGGAAGAAACTTGGGAAGGCGTTATTTCTGCTATTGACCGCGGACTTCAACCTCATATAAAACATTTAAAACGCGCCGTTACAGAAGAAGATATTCTGCGTTTAACCGAAATACGTATTAAACGTATTTCAAAATTTGATATTGATAAGGCCCAACAAAAAATAGAGGCTTTAGAAGCTAATATCGCCGAAATAAAGCACCATTTAGCAAATCTTACCGATTATGCTATTGCTTATTTTAAAAGATTAAAAAAAGAATATGGCGAAGGTCGCGAACGCAAAACTGAAATTAGTGTTTTTGATGATGTAGATGCCACCAAAGTGGTAATTAGAAACATTAAGCTTTATGTAAATAGAGCAGAAGGTTTTATAGGAACCTCGCTTCGTAAAGACGAATATGTTTGCGATTGTAGCGATATTGACGATATTATTGTATTTACCAAAGCTGGTAAAATGATGGTGACAAAAGTCGATGCTAAAATTTTTATAGGTAAAGATATCGTGCATGTCGCCGTGTTTAAAAAGAAAGATAAACGCACAATCTACAACATGATTTATCGCGACGGAAAAAGCGGACCATCTTACATTAAACGTTTTGCAGTTACAAGTATAACACGCGATAAAGAATACGATTTAACAAACGGAACAAAAGGGTCGGTAATGCTTTACTTCTCGGCAAATCCCAATGGAGAAGCCGAAGTAATTACCATTAATTTACGACAAGCAGGAAGTATAAAAAAACTAAAGTGGGATATTGATTTTGCAGATATTCTTATTAAAGGTCGAAGCTCTAAAGGGAATTTAGTAACGAAATACCCAATAAAACGGGTGGAGTTAAAAGAAAAAGGCGTTTCTACTTTAAAACCTCGAAAAATTTGGTTCGACGATATCGTTAAACGATTAAATGTAGATGGTAGAGGAGAGTTATTAGGTGAGTTTAGAGGTGAAGATAAATTATTAATTATAAACAAATCGGGTATTGTAAAAACGGCAACCCCTGAAGTTACCATGCATTTTGATAGTGATATGGTAGTTTTAGAAAAATGGATTCCGAAAAAGCCAATTTCTGCTATTTATTATAACGGCGAAAAGGAATTGTACTATGTAAAGCGCTTTTTAGTTGAGCACGAAGGTCGAGAAGAATCCTTTATACCAGAACATCCAAACTCTAAATTAGAAATTATTTCTACAGACTGGAAACCTATGGCAGAGGTTGTTTTTGTAAAAGAACGCGGTAAAGAACGAAAACCGAATTGGGAAATTAATCTTGAAGAATTCATTGCCATTAAAGGTATTACAGCTTTGGGTAATCAATTAACAAAGGATAAAGTAAATCAAATTAACGTGCTAGATCCTTTGCCTTTTGAAGCGCCAAAAGAAATACCAGCAAACGATATTGAGGTCATTGATGAGAAAGAAGTGTCAGCAATTCCATCTGATGAAAATAAGGCGCACGGTTCAACGCCATCAAACACTCAATCTAAAGACATTGGTGGTGAAGATGACGAATCGCAAAAAACCTTATTCGATTAA
- the miaA gene encoding tRNA (adenosine(37)-N6)-dimethylallyltransferase MiaA has product MDKYLISIIGPTAIGKTALSIKLAQYYNTDIISADSRQFFKEMQIGTAAPSEEELAAAKHHFIQHKSIHDHYNVGAFEKAALNCLNTLFKTKDVVIMVGGSGLYVDAVTRGLDAFPEVDKSIREQLNTELETHGIAKLQAQLKALDPKAYSTIAIENPHRVIRALEICLGSGKPYSSFLNQTKANRNFKTISVGLTANRDLIYHRINQRVDVMMQQGLLDEVKTLAPYQSLNALNTVGYKELFKYLNGDWSLDFAISEIKKNTRRFAKRQLTWFKKNKNTHWFDYETDVNIITKTLDAIVEKN; this is encoded by the coding sequence ATGGATAAATATCTTATTTCTATTATTGGTCCGACGGCTATTGGTAAAACGGCGTTAAGTATTAAGTTAGCGCAATATTATAATACCGATATTATCTCGGCAGATTCTCGTCAATTTTTTAAAGAAATGCAGATAGGAACTGCAGCGCCCTCTGAAGAAGAATTAGCGGCAGCAAAACACCATTTTATTCAGCACAAATCCATTCACGACCATTATAATGTTGGAGCCTTTGAAAAAGCGGCTTTAAACTGTTTAAACACCCTTTTTAAAACTAAAGATGTGGTTATTATGGTTGGTGGTTCTGGATTATATGTCGACGCCGTTACACGGGGTTTAGATGCTTTTCCTGAAGTTGACAAAAGCATTCGTGAGCAGTTGAATACTGAGCTTGAAACCCATGGGATTGCTAAATTACAAGCCCAGTTAAAAGCGTTAGATCCCAAAGCATATAGCACTATAGCCATTGAAAATCCGCATCGTGTAATACGTGCTTTAGAGATTTGTTTGGGTTCGGGGAAACCGTATTCTTCCTTTTTAAATCAAACAAAAGCGAATCGCAACTTTAAAACCATCTCGGTTGGATTAACGGCCAACAGAGATCTTATATACCACAGAATTAACCAGCGTGTTGATGTTATGATGCAACAAGGCCTTTTAGATGAAGTTAAAACTTTAGCGCCTTATCAATCACTAAATGCCTTAAACACCGTTGGTTATAAAGAATTGTTTAAATACTTAAATGGCGATTGGTCTTTAGATTTTGCAATTTCTGAAATTAAAAAAAATACCCGAAGATTTGCAAAACGTCAATTAACTTGGTTTAAGAAAAATAAGAATACCCATTGGTTTGATTACGAAACCGATGTTAACATCATTACAAAAACATTAGACGCTATCGTAGAAAAGAACTAA
- a CDS encoding ion transporter: MNKYKLAKWKIKIHEIIYEADTPAGKLFDVILLITILTSVLLVMLESVESINDKYYDFLNISEWIITILFSIEYITRILTVKKPLNYIFSFYGIVDLLSTIPKYISLIFGGIHALAALRALRLLRVFRILKLARYLGASNNLMSALKSSRAKISVFLYAVIIISIIIGTVMYLIEGEENGFTNIPKSIYWCIVTLTTVGFGDITPQTPLGQFIASFVMILGYGIIAVPTGIVSAEYSFQNKANKNKNTENLPETTSNAVQLNSLCCINCLAVGHLDDAKFCHKCGNKLHYG, from the coding sequence ATGAATAAGTATAAGTTAGCGAAATGGAAAATTAAGATTCATGAAATTATTTATGAAGCTGATACACCTGCCGGTAAGTTGTTTGATGTTATATTGTTAATAACAATTCTAACAAGTGTATTGCTGGTAATGCTTGAAAGTGTTGAAAGCATAAATGATAAATACTATGATTTTCTTAATATCTCTGAATGGATTATTACTATACTGTTTAGCATTGAGTATATCACTAGGATTCTTACAGTAAAAAAACCATTAAATTACATTTTTAGTTTTTACGGTATCGTCGATTTACTGTCTACCATACCTAAATACATTTCTTTAATTTTTGGAGGTATACATGCCCTCGCGGCTTTACGTGCCTTGCGTTTACTTCGTGTTTTCAGAATATTAAAATTAGCGCGTTATTTAGGTGCTTCTAATAACTTGATGAGTGCGCTAAAATCGAGCCGAGCTAAAATATCAGTATTTTTATATGCGGTAATTATCATCTCGATTATAATTGGCACTGTTATGTACCTGATTGAAGGCGAAGAGAACGGCTTTACAAATATCCCTAAAAGTATTTATTGGTGTATTGTTACGCTAACCACAGTAGGCTTTGGCGATATTACTCCACAAACGCCTCTTGGTCAATTTATAGCCTCTTTTGTTATGATTTTAGGTTACGGAATAATTGCAGTGCCTACTGGTATTGTTTCGGCAGAATATAGCTTTCAAAATAAGGCAAATAAAAATAAAAATACAGAAAACCTTCCTGAAACCACATCGAATGCTGTTCAACTCAACTCACTATGTTGTATAAACTGCTTAGCCGTAGGTCATCTAGATGATGCCAAATTTTGCCATAAATGTGGAAACAAATTGCATTATGGATAA
- a CDS encoding M1 family metallopeptidase, which yields MKFRILFSFLQLSLFGFSQQTEFVDFKTAKAEIYLNPSQKEVSGTIYYTVKIIKDVDSVFIDANNFKDIKYILNNEIRGANYNGKHLIIKHNFKANSTHRIKVTWKTNPKKAIYFINWANTSTNNQIWTQGQGKYTSNWLPSIDDMNEKIEFDLTISFNSDYQVIANGKLKEKEIKDTITTWRYDMQKPMPSYLVILAIGKYHQKVSYSKSGIPLKMYYYPEEAEKFEPTYRYTKQIFDFLEDEIGVPYPWQNYKQVPVKDFLYAGMENTGTTIFSDTFVVDSIGFVDKNYVNINAHELAHQWFGNLVTAKSSKHHWLQEGFATYYALLAERHIFGDNYYYWQLYQYANELLEQEKNGASTALLNPKSSSTTFYKKGCLALHVLRAKIGDRAFRAAVKNYLIKHQFNNVETLYFLNEVEKTSNKDISNFVETWLNDPTFYYEEVEKLLRTESDFLENYIQMDCKKPHSKCGENLRTLISDEAKIKIIDQKPELITKVDFNNAIKVRQAIARNILEIPLELKEEYESLLDDKSYNTIEMALATLWKNFPNERHRYLRKTKDIYGFNNHNVKILWLTLALITDDFEPQNKMMYFETLTNYTSDVYGFGTRQNALQYLVQIQACNRVCRNNLELATKHHNWRFAKFAKGLLAVLDSKK from the coding sequence ATGAAGTTTAGGATTTTATTTTCTTTTTTACAACTAAGCCTTTTTGGGTTTTCGCAACAAACCGAATTTGTTGACTTTAAAACTGCAAAAGCTGAAATTTACCTAAATCCCTCACAAAAAGAAGTGTCAGGAACGATTTACTACACTGTAAAGATTATTAAAGATGTAGATTCTGTTTTTATTGATGCCAATAACTTTAAAGATATTAAATATATTCTCAATAATGAGATTAGGGGGGCTAATTATAATGGGAAGCATTTAATAATAAAGCATAATTTTAAAGCGAATAGTACACATAGGATAAAGGTTACATGGAAAACTAATCCTAAAAAAGCCATCTATTTTATAAATTGGGCTAATACAAGTACGAATAATCAAATATGGACACAGGGTCAAGGCAAATATACTAGTAACTGGTTACCCTCTATTGATGATATGAATGAAAAAATTGAATTTGATTTAACCATCAGCTTTAATTCAGATTATCAGGTAATAGCTAACGGTAAACTCAAAGAAAAAGAAATAAAAGATACCATAACCACTTGGCGTTACGATATGCAAAAACCTATGCCTAGTTATTTGGTAATTCTGGCCATTGGTAAATATCACCAGAAAGTAAGCTATTCTAAATCTGGTATCCCCTTAAAAATGTATTACTACCCAGAGGAGGCCGAAAAATTCGAGCCAACTTATCGTTATACCAAACAAATTTTTGATTTTTTAGAAGATGAAATTGGAGTGCCTTATCCGTGGCAAAACTACAAGCAAGTGCCGGTAAAAGACTTTCTGTATGCAGGTATGGAAAACACGGGCACCACTATTTTTTCGGATACTTTTGTAGTAGACTCGATAGGTTTTGTCGATAAGAATTATGTGAACATCAATGCACACGAATTGGCACACCAGTGGTTTGGTAATTTAGTTACAGCCAAGTCTAGTAAACATCATTGGTTACAAGAGGGTTTTGCAACCTATTATGCCTTATTGGCAGAACGGCATATTTTTGGGGACAATTACTACTATTGGCAGTTATATCAATACGCTAACGAATTATTAGAACAGGAGAAAAACGGGGCAAGTACAGCGCTATTAAACCCCAAATCTAGCAGTACGACATTTTATAAAAAAGGCTGTTTAGCCTTACATGTTTTGCGTGCTAAAATAGGCGATCGAGCTTTTAGAGCTGCCGTAAAAAATTATCTTATAAAGCATCAATTTAATAATGTTGAAACGCTCTATTTTTTAAATGAAGTTGAAAAAACCTCCAATAAAGACATCTCTAATTTTGTTGAAACTTGGTTAAATGATCCTACTTTTTATTATGAAGAAGTTGAGAAATTATTGCGCACTGAATCTGATTTTCTTGAAAATTACATTCAGATGGACTGCAAAAAGCCACACTCAAAATGTGGTGAAAATTTAAGGACTTTAATTTCTGATGAGGCTAAGATTAAAATCATTGATCAAAAGCCAGAACTTATCACAAAAGTAGATTTTAACAACGCTATAAAAGTACGTCAAGCTATAGCAAGAAACATATTAGAAATTCCCTTAGAGTTAAAGGAAGAATACGAATCGCTTTTAGATGATAAATCGTATAATACCATAGAAATGGCATTGGCAACCCTATGGAAAAACTTTCCAAACGAAAGACATCGATATCTCCGTAAAACAAAAGATATTTATGGTTTTAATAATCATAACGTAAAAATACTGTGGCTAACTTTAGCTTTAATTACTGACGATTTTGAACCTCAAAATAAGATGATGTATTTTGAAACCTTAACGAATTATACAAGTGATGTTTACGGTTTTGGGACTCGGCAAAATGCGCTGCAGTATTTAGTACAAATTCAAGCTTGCAATAGGGTGTGTAGAAACAACTTAGAATTGGCTACCAAACACCATAATTGGCGATTTGCTAAATTCGCGAAAGGTTTATTAGCGGTTTTAGATTCTAAAAAATAG
- a CDS encoding patatin family protein, with protein sequence MRALVISGGGSKGAYAGGVAEYLIKEKGRTYDMFLGTSTGSLLIPHLALGKLDKINKVFTSVNQNHIFSVNPFVVRKRGDREFVSIDFLNSLWQFIRMKRTFGESKALRRYLKKHFSYEEFLQIRETKKEVVVTVSNLSKNQVEYKSIKDFTYDEFCDWIWISCNYIPFMSLVKKNEFEYADGAFSCVVPIREAVLRGATEIDAIILESESMAYNKILGKNPFSLMISLFGHLTDQVERNDILIGKLAAKNRDVKLNLFYTPSKLTENSLIFNKKLMSTWWKQGYNYAKQKDEQAYHNELRAN encoded by the coding sequence ATGAGAGCATTAGTTATTTCTGGTGGAGGTAGTAAAGGCGCTTATGCTGGTGGTGTTGCCGAATATTTAATAAAAGAAAAGGGTAGAACTTACGACATGTTTTTAGGGACCTCTACAGGAAGCTTATTAATTCCGCATTTGGCACTCGGTAAATTAGACAAAATTAACAAGGTGTTTACCAGTGTAAATCAAAACCATATATTTAGTGTAAATCCTTTTGTAGTGCGTAAAAGAGGAGATAGAGAGTTTGTGTCGATAGACTTTTTAAATTCATTATGGCAATTTATAAGAATGAAACGTACTTTTGGCGAAAGTAAAGCACTACGTCGCTACTTAAAAAAGCATTTTAGTTACGAAGAGTTTTTGCAAATTCGGGAAACCAAAAAAGAAGTTGTCGTTACGGTTTCTAATCTTTCGAAAAATCAAGTGGAGTATAAATCGATAAAAGATTTTACGTACGATGAATTTTGTGATTGGATATGGATTTCTTGCAATTATATTCCTTTCATGTCTTTGGTTAAAAAGAACGAATTTGAATATGCCGATGGTGCTTTTAGCTGTGTTGTCCCTATTCGGGAGGCTGTTTTACGAGGAGCAACCGAAATTGATGCCATAATATTAGAGTCGGAAAGCATGGCGTATAATAAAATACTGGGTAAAAACCCGTTTTCATTAATGATAAGTCTGTTTGGTCATTTAACCGATCAAGTAGAGCGAAATGATATCTTGATCGGTAAGCTTGCCGCAAAGAATAGGGATGTAAAACTTAATCTGTTTTATACACCTTCAAAACTTACCGAAAATTCTTTAATATTTAATAAAAAACTCATGAGTACTTGGTGGAAGCAAGGTTATAATTATGCTAAACAAAAGGATGAGCAGGCATACCATAACGAGCTAAGGGCTAATTGA
- a CDS encoding RNA polymerase sigma factor, with the protein MVDYLTDNAALIQGLKNGKTEAYTFLVEQYNQKLCVYAFSLSQDHNLAQDIVQNVFIRVWQQRHKLKSEFAVQGFLYKSVYNEFIDQYRKMKSTTAIEKKYIEALDAILEEDDKTTVERLIAMVKAEIEHLPPKCKRTFLLSKQEGLTNIEIAEYLSVSIKTVEAQITKAFSIIRKKIGDKTNGVLFLLFDLRKV; encoded by the coding sequence ATGGTAGATTATTTAACAGATAATGCAGCTTTAATTCAAGGCTTAAAAAACGGAAAAACAGAGGCTTATACCTTTTTAGTTGAGCAGTACAACCAAAAATTATGCGTTTATGCTTTTAGTTTATCGCAGGACCATAATCTGGCTCAAGATATTGTACAAAATGTATTTATTCGCGTGTGGCAACAGCGCCATAAGCTTAAAAGTGAATTTGCTGTGCAGGGGTTCCTCTACAAATCGGTTTATAACGAGTTTATTGATCAGTATAGAAAAATGAAATCTACTACAGCTATTGAAAAGAAATATATAGAAGCCTTAGACGCGATTTTAGAAGAAGATGATAAAACTACTGTAGAACGATTAATTGCCATGGTTAAAGCAGAAATAGAACACTTGCCTCCAAAATGCAAACGGACTTTTCTCCTCAGTAAACAAGAGGGATTAACCAATATCGAAATCGCTGAGTATCTTAGTGTATCTATAAAAACGGTTGAAGCCCAAATAACCAAGGCGTTTTCTATTATCCGTAAAAAAATAGGAGACAAAACCAATGGTGTTTTATTCTTATTGTTTGACCTGCGAAAAGTTTAG
- a CDS encoding FecR family protein, whose amino-acid sequence MKFQKIENIIVKYLSNQASLSELDALTLWLDNPNNAKLFSDYVKTNYAINYNMKQYNSKQTKAHVLHVINKDKLARRAAKRKRNLLKYAALALIFLSIGFGAIHIYFGNADTLVIPEESITLQLQDDLIKIINDDESAEVIDANGNIIGVQSGNQIVYHKKNENEALVYNTLAVPYGKRFEIQLSDGTKVKLNAGSTLRYPVNFAQGKERKVILNGEAFFNVAKDTKHPFIVHANEIDVRVLGTKFNMSSYPEDEHINTVLVEGAVSTYKTSDTYQPDNSIVLKPGDKAAWSKTNKTMEVNQTHIESHLAWIDGRLILYEIEFNAILKKLERQYNVVFVNNNKDLNNRFFTATFDVEDITQVMKSLSYSGNFSYAFEDNKIIINQ is encoded by the coding sequence ATGAAATTCCAAAAAATCGAAAATATAATAGTCAAATACCTGAGTAATCAAGCCAGTTTAAGTGAACTGGATGCACTTACGCTTTGGCTAGATAATCCTAATAACGCTAAGTTATTTAGCGATTATGTTAAAACCAATTATGCTATTAATTATAATATGAAGCAATACAATTCAAAACAAACCAAAGCGCATGTGCTGCATGTTATCAACAAGGATAAATTGGCTCGTCGTGCGGCTAAAAGGAAAAGAAACCTTTTAAAATATGCTGCACTAGCCCTTATATTTTTATCCATTGGGTTTGGTGCAATACATATCTATTTTGGAAATGCAGACACACTTGTTATTCCAGAGGAAAGCATAACGCTACAATTACAGGATGACCTTATTAAAATTATAAATGATGATGAATCTGCCGAGGTTATTGATGCAAATGGCAATATTATAGGTGTTCAATCTGGTAATCAAATAGTGTATCACAAAAAAAATGAAAACGAGGCCTTAGTTTACAATACGCTCGCGGTGCCTTATGGGAAGCGCTTTGAAATTCAATTATCAGATGGTACCAAGGTAAAATTAAATGCAGGATCGACTTTAAGATACCCCGTTAATTTTGCTCAAGGAAAAGAACGAAAAGTTATTTTAAATGGCGAGGCTTTTTTTAATGTTGCTAAAGATACTAAACATCCTTTTATAGTCCATGCCAATGAAATTGACGTTCGGGTATTGGGTACAAAATTTAATATGTCGTCTTACCCTGAAGATGAGCACATAAACACCGTATTGGTTGAAGGCGCTGTAAGCACTTATAAAACTAGTGATACTTACCAACCTGATAACTCTATAGTGCTAAAGCCTGGTGACAAAGCTGCTTGGAGTAAAACAAATAAAACCATGGAGGTTAACCAAACCCATATCGAATCGCATTTGGCTTGGATAGACGGCAGACTTATACTTTATGAGATCGAATTTAACGCCATATTAAAAAAATTAGAAAGGCAGTATAATGTTGTGTTTGTAAATAACAATAAAGACTTGAACAATCGATTTTTTACCGCAACGTTTGATGTTGAAGATATTACTCAAGTGATGAAAAGTTTAAGTTATTCGGGAAATTTCAGCTATGCATTTGAAGACAATAAAATTATCATTAACCAGTAA